In the Campylobacter sp. RM6914 genome, one interval contains:
- a CDS encoding lytic transglycosylase domain-containing protein produces MKAMLKIFMIFACAISLFANTSDRDFYEAQVKILKELDINPSFIKTSYYTNMKKSIKKSHIKTFTDALKNGYVYIPMIKEHIQNSKVPDSFFYLAMIESGFSNHTVSKAKAAGMWQFMPKTAKMHGLNINEYVDERRDPFASTKAATTYLSTLKKQFGKWYLAAMAYNCGDGCLSKAIKAAGTDDLATLIDPQKKYLPPETRQFVIKILRAAYIARETNFLLSKDSSLLNPKGGLKLVQVTVPGGTNLMHVGDGIGLSLKKMKTNNPHLKYVFTEPNLKNTYVYIPENKKEIFSQNFKPLTGKKDFFAYTVKRGDTLLAIAKKTGVSHKAIKDFNELKTNAISQNQKLIIPRSKDNSIQNYTVQNGETLAEISKKFNVKEKDIRDANSLASSNLNAGESIVIP; encoded by the coding sequence ATGAAAGCCATGCTTAAAATTTTTATGATATTTGCCTGTGCGATAAGCCTATTTGCAAATACATCCGATAGAGATTTTTATGAAGCTCAAGTTAAAATTTTAAAAGAGCTTGATATAAATCCTAGCTTTATAAAAACTTCATACTATACAAATATGAAAAAAAGCATAAAAAAATCCCACATAAAGACTTTTACGGATGCTCTTAAAAACGGATATGTCTATATTCCGATGATTAAAGAGCATATACAAAACTCAAAAGTTCCCGACTCATTTTTCTATCTTGCGATGATAGAGTCTGGCTTTTCAAACCATACAGTTTCAAAGGCCAAAGCTGCCGGGATGTGGCAATTTATGCCAAAAACAGCCAAAATGCACGGACTTAACATAAACGAATATGTTGATGAAAGAAGAGACCCATTTGCTTCAACAAAGGCGGCAACAACATATCTAAGCACGCTTAAAAAGCAATTTGGCAAATGGTATCTAGCCGCAATGGCCTATAACTGTGGCGATGGATGTCTTTCTAAGGCTATAAAAGCCGCCGGCACAGATGATCTTGCGACGCTTATAGATCCTCAGAAAAAATACCTTCCACCAGAAACTAGACAGTTTGTCATTAAGATTTTAAGAGCGGCATATATCGCGAGAGAGACAAATTTCTTGCTTTCTAAGGACTCGTCGCTACTAAATCCAAAAGGTGGGCTAAAGCTTGTTCAAGTAACAGTTCCTGGAGGAACTAATCTAATGCACGTAGGTGACGGCATAGGTTTAAGCCTTAAAAAAATGAAAACAAATAATCCACATTTAAAATATGTATTTACCGAGCCTAACTTAAAAAATACCTATGTGTATATACCTGAAAACAAAAAAGAGATTTTCTCACAAAATTTTAAACCGCTTACAGGCAAGAAAGACTTTTTTGCATATACAGTAAAAAGAGGAGATACGCTTTTAGCTATAGCTAAAAAAACCGGCGTAAGTCATAAGGCCATAAAAGATTTTAACGAGCTTAAAACAAATGCTATTTCTCAAAACCAAAAGCTAATAATCCCTCGCTCAAAAGATAATTCTATACAAAACTACACTGTGCAAAACGGCGAAACACTTGCTGAAATTTCAAAGAAATTTAATGTCAAAGAAAAAGATATCCGCGATGCAAATTCTTTAGCTAGCTCAAATTTAAATGCCGGAGAAAGCATTGTCATACCTTAA
- the yihA gene encoding ribosome biogenesis GTP-binding protein YihA/YsxC translates to MIRAVGAKFITSSANISQAPDFASSEIVFLGRSNVGKSSLINAIANHNGLAKSSSTPGKTRLINFFEIELMEDDDTKDKLKVMFVDLPGFGYAKVAKTMHEEWKKSLDEFLKFRSNIKLFVHLIDARHFDLDIDTNVNSYINSFLRADQKVLNLYTKADKLNQSSRSAVMKFDPKGILVSTLNKNNIDKARDKIINLALGRE, encoded by the coding sequence GTGATAAGAGCAGTCGGAGCCAAATTTATAACCTCAAGCGCAAACATCAGTCAAGCTCCTGACTTTGCTTCAAGTGAAATTGTATTCCTAGGTCGTTCAAATGTTGGCAAAAGTAGCCTTATAAACGCTATAGCAAACCACAACGGCTTAGCCAAAAGTTCATCAACTCCCGGCAAAACTCGCCTTATAAATTTCTTTGAGATAGAGCTTATGGAAGATGATGATACAAAAGACAAGCTAAAGGTTATGTTTGTCGATCTTCCAGGTTTTGGATATGCAAAGGTAGCCAAAACTATGCATGAAGAGTGGAAGAAAAGCTTAGATGAGTTTTTAAAATTTCGCTCAAATATAAAATTGTTCGTTCATTTAATCGACGCAAGACATTTTGACCTTGATATAGATACAAACGTGAATTCATACATAAATAGCTTCCTAAGAGCGGATCAAAAAGTTTTAAATTTATACACAAAAGCCGATAAGCTTAATCAAAGCTCAAGAAGTGCCGTAATGAAATTTGACCCAAAAGGAATCCTGGTCTCAACGCTTAATAAAAACAACATAGACAAAGCAAGGGATAAGATCATAAATTTAGCCCTAGGCAGGGAATAG
- a CDS encoding GGDEF domain-containing response regulator: MEKILVVDDNKALAKLVVRQMEKNVTDMLVDVAYDFAQAKQLIKDNQDEYFMALLDLNLPDAPNGEIVDYVLSKGIPAIVLTGSLDEETKSTFIHKDIVDYVYKGNMDDINYIFNMINRLSKNRQYKVLVVEDSMPFRNNLKKILTSLQFQVLTAAHGEEAMNYFADNPDIKLIIADYRMPIKDGLEILKDIRKEHDKNKIGVIILTSPDEHVSAATFLKSGANDFIAKPFGKEELICRVNNTIEAMENINKIANFANKDFLTGVYNRRYFYSDMNEYLAMIQDTDEPYAVAMIDVDRFKHINDAYGHEAGDKVLQYLSKKLIDETKDKDLVARFGGDELCVVLKNTSNEDAVKFFVNLRTSIASHKISLKKDTIEFTVSIGLTFGGNDYGVDEILELVDEALYIAKESGRNRIEVTK, from the coding sequence ATGGAAAAAATTCTAGTAGTTGACGACAATAAAGCTTTAGCAAAACTAGTAGTAAGACAGATGGAAAAAAACGTAACCGACATGCTAGTAGACGTTGCGTATGACTTTGCTCAAGCCAAACAACTCATAAAAGACAACCAAGATGAATACTTTATGGCTCTGCTTGATCTAAATTTACCAGACGCTCCAAATGGCGAGATAGTTGATTATGTATTATCCAAAGGAATTCCTGCAATAGTCTTAACCGGCAGTCTTGATGAAGAGACAAAATCAACATTTATACATAAAGATATCGTAGACTATGTCTATAAAGGCAATATGGACGATATAAATTATATATTTAACATGATAAACAGGCTAAGTAAAAACAGACAATACAAAGTCCTAGTCGTAGAGGACTCCATGCCTTTTAGGAACAACCTAAAAAAAATATTAACAAGCCTTCAATTCCAAGTTCTAACCGCTGCTCACGGCGAAGAGGCGATGAACTACTTTGCTGATAATCCAGACATAAAACTTATAATCGCAGACTACAGAATGCCTATCAAAGATGGTCTTGAGATACTAAAAGATATACGTAAAGAACACGATAAAAACAAAATAGGCGTAATAATCCTAACCTCGCCTGACGAGCATGTAAGCGCAGCTACTTTTCTTAAAAGTGGTGCAAACGACTTTATAGCAAAGCCTTTTGGCAAAGAGGAGTTGATATGTCGTGTAAATAACACCATCGAAGCCATGGAAAATATCAACAAAATCGCAAATTTTGCTAACAAAGACTTTCTAACTGGAGTATATAATAGAAGGTATTTCTACTCCGACATGAACGAATACCTAGCCATGATCCAAGACACTGATGAGCCTTACGCAGTCGCCATGATTGACGTAGATCGTTTTAAACACATAAATGACGCTTATGGACACGAGGCTGGTGATAAGGTTTTACAATACCTTTCAAAAAAACTGATAGACGAAACAAAAGACAAAGATCTGGTTGCGCGTTTTGGCGGAGATGAACTTTGCGTAGTTTTAAAAAATACAAGCAATGAAGACGCGGTCAAATTTTTCGTAAATTTAAGAACAAGCATAGCTTCTCATAAAATTTCACTCAAAAAAGATACGATAGAATTTACCGTATCTATAGGTCTTACTTTTGGTGGAAACGACTATGGTGTAGACGAAATTTTGGAGCTAGTGGACGAGGCTTTATATATTGCAAAAGAGAGTGGAAGAAATCGCATCGAGGTTACTAAGTGA
- a CDS encoding N-acetyltransferase produces the protein MITLVKPKPKDIKNMQELVAPEVASGVILPRSDDEISTNIRSYIIAKDGDKIVGFCALHIHAPDLAEIRSLIVDKNLRGSGIGSMMVNALLKEAKEYEISRVFTLTYQRRFFEKLGFKEIPKSELPAQKIWADCIKCKHFPVCDEIALIHNL, from the coding sequence GTGATAACACTAGTAAAGCCAAAACCAAAAGACATAAAAAATATGCAAGAGCTTGTAGCTCCCGAAGTGGCAAGCGGAGTGATACTTCCTAGAAGTGACGACGAGATCAGCACAAATATCCGCTCATACATCATAGCAAAAGATGGTGACAAGATAGTCGGCTTTTGCGCTCTTCACATCCATGCTCCAGATCTTGCCGAGATAAGAAGTCTTATAGTGGATAAAAATTTACGAGGTAGTGGGATCGGCTCTATGATGGTAAATGCTCTTTTAAAAGAAGCTAAAGAGTATGAAATTTCACGAGTTTTTACCTTAACATACCAAAGGCGTTTTTTTGAAAAATTAGGCTTTAAAGAAATACCTAAAAGCGAACTACCTGCACAAAAAATTTGGGCGGACTGCATCAAATGCAAACACTTTCCCGTATGCGACGAAATAGCACTAATTCACAATTTATAA
- a CDS encoding septal ring lytic transglycosylase RlpA family protein, whose translation MSYLNIKFAIPVFIIFLFTGCSWSGAPFTPSGPTSVKPNNSPAVQRATMRPYTINGKTYYPTVVSVGDRASGIASWYGPNFHGKKTSNGEIYNMHNMTAAHKTLPMNTVLKVVNLRNQKNVIVRINDRGPFVGDRVIDLSKAAATKLDMIAAGTAPVSMEVIGFNAQTMTVPVQTQSPKQQQTGVSISAQQSFIGGEFMVQIGAFKNQSGANRYQQEHRSIDGYKSVVKSFMLDGETIYRVFLSGFRSEDEARDYARSGKFVGAFIVRG comes from the coding sequence TTGTCATACCTTAATATCAAATTTGCGATACCTGTATTTATAATATTTTTATTCACCGGATGTTCTTGGAGCGGTGCTCCATTTACTCCAAGTGGGCCGACTAGCGTTAAGCCAAACAACTCTCCCGCCGTTCAAAGAGCGACAATGCGCCCATACACCATAAACGGCAAAACTTACTATCCGACAGTAGTAAGTGTCGGAGATAGAGCAAGCGGCATAGCAAGCTGGTATGGACCAAATTTCCACGGCAAAAAAACATCAAATGGCGAAATTTACAACATGCACAATATGACGGCCGCACATAAGACATTGCCGATGAACACCGTGCTAAAAGTTGTAAATTTAAGAAACCAAAAAAACGTAATCGTGCGTATAAATGACCGTGGTCCATTTGTGGGAGATAGGGTTATAGACCTTTCAAAGGCTGCAGCAACAAAGCTTGACATGATAGCTGCAGGAACTGCTCCTGTTAGTATGGAAGTTATAGGTTTTAACGCGCAAACCATGACAGTGCCGGTTCAAACACAAAGTCCTAAACAACAGCAAACAGGCGTTTCGATATCAGCTCAACAAAGCTTTATCGGTGGCGAATTTATGGTGCAAATCGGTGCCTTTAAAAACCAAAGCGGTGCAAATAGATACCAGCAAGAGCACAGAAGTATCGACGGATATAAATCTGTGGTTAAAAGCTTCATGCTAGACGGCGAGACAATATATCGCGTATTTTTAAGCGGATTTAGAAGCGAAGATGAAGCTAGAGACTATGCTAGAAGCGGAAAATTTGTAGGCGCATTTATCGTAAGAGGATAA
- the lptC gene encoding LPS export ABC transporter periplasmic protein LptC: MVIKIFYFVVAIFSAVMIFLALQDPYFAEQFKRDMSVSNMQMNDVVNHEINSSIVSGIYEADEVNRYAKKDEFLKFKADIIRGNLNHKMSSDVAISQGNLFIFKGNAKYDNNESLNFISEEILYNLKTKIVASKVDFVITQNGDKITGNSITYNTNKKQTQIKGLKAWIEQERD; this comes from the coding sequence TTGGTTATAAAAATTTTTTATTTCGTCGTTGCTATTTTTAGTGCAGTGATGATATTTTTGGCGTTACAAGATCCATATTTTGCCGAGCAATTTAAACGCGACATGAGTGTTTCAAACATGCAGATGAACGATGTAGTTAATCACGAGATAAACTCAAGTATAGTAAGTGGAATTTACGAAGCTGATGAAGTAAACAGATACGCCAAAAAGGATGAATTTTTAAAATTTAAAGCCGACATTATAAGGGGAAATTTAAATCACAAAATGAGTTCTGACGTAGCCATTTCACAGGGCAACTTGTTTATATTTAAAGGCAATGCCAAGTATGATAATAACGAGAGTTTGAACTTTATCTCAGAAGAAATTTTGTATAATCTCAAAACCAAAATCGTAGCTTCAAAGGTTGATTTTGTGATAACGCAAAATGGCGACAAGATAACTGGCAACAGCATAACATATAACACAAACAAAAAACAGACGCAAATAAAAGGGTTAAAAGCATGGATAGAGCAAGAGCGGGATTGA
- a CDS encoding DNA repair protein RecN, giving the protein MIERILIKDYLNFSNVELNFKDGLSVFTGVSGAGKSVLMSAIMAIFGLKDSEARVIEADIDHKFDMDEFGIENEPINNFKLIKDKATRYFINSQSVSKKNLAKIAKEHIKYLSAKEINEFENERFLNLLDFLECKKEPKFKALKEEFKDKFEEFIKIKKELNSILEDEKKVEELKEFAAFEINKIESVSPKIGEFDELMDIKKRLSKKDKINEAWNKAEAIFSTEKAVIDALHISDIDVSFFEETMNELRIVRDNLNMDELEDIDIEAVLDRIEALNSIVKRYGSIEEALQTLEKRKIELNKYENISFEKGQLEQKFKQTSSEINKLAKNLNKARKRNLTELENLINSYLKELYMSEISLFIEPKALDELGMDEIILKLNETALKNLSSGELNRLRLAFIASETQITQEGNGVIILDEIDANLSGKEAMSIANVLLKLAKFYQIFAISHQPQLSSKANSHFLVEKNGEISTVKELEKGERANELARMISGEHISKEAMEFARGLLK; this is encoded by the coding sequence ATGATTGAGCGAATTTTAATTAAAGATTATCTTAATTTTAGTAATGTAGAGTTAAATTTCAAAGATGGGCTTAGTGTCTTTACCGGTGTTAGCGGCGCCGGCAAGTCGGTGCTTATGAGTGCTATAATGGCTATTTTTGGCTTAAAAGACAGCGAGGCAAGAGTCATAGAAGCTGACATCGACCATAAATTTGATATGGATGAATTTGGTATCGAAAACGAACCCATAAATAACTTCAAACTTATCAAAGATAAAGCGACTCGTTACTTTATAAATTCCCAGTCTGTTTCAAAGAAAAATTTAGCAAAAATAGCAAAAGAGCATATCAAATATCTCTCGGCAAAAGAGATAAACGAGTTTGAAAATGAGAGATTTTTAAATTTACTCGACTTTTTGGAGTGCAAAAAAGAGCCCAAATTTAAAGCTTTAAAGGAGGAATTTAAAGACAAATTTGAAGAGTTTATCAAAATAAAAAAAGAGCTAAATTCCATCTTAGAAGATGAAAAAAAGGTTGAAGAGCTAAAAGAATTTGCTGCTTTTGAGATAAACAAGATAGAAAGCGTAAGCCCAAAAATAGGCGAATTTGACGAGCTGATGGATATTAAAAAACGTCTTAGTAAAAAAGATAAGATAAATGAAGCATGGAATAAAGCAGAAGCGATATTTAGCACGGAAAAGGCTGTTATTGACGCACTTCATATAAGCGATATTGACGTTAGTTTTTTTGAAGAAACCATGAATGAGCTTAGGATCGTAAGAGACAACTTAAACATGGACGAGCTTGAGGATATCGATATCGAAGCAGTGCTTGATAGGATCGAAGCGTTAAATTCTATCGTGAAACGCTACGGCAGCATAGAAGAAGCGCTTCAAACACTTGAAAAAAGAAAGATCGAGCTTAATAAGTATGAAAACATAAGTTTTGAAAAGGGTCAATTAGAGCAGAAATTTAAACAAACAAGCTCGGAAATAAACAAACTGGCTAAAAATTTGAACAAAGCTAGAAAACGAAATTTAACAGAGCTTGAAAATTTGATAAATTCCTACTTAAAAGAGCTTTACATGAGTGAGATTTCACTCTTTATAGAGCCAAAAGCTCTTGACGAACTAGGCATGGACGAGATTATTTTAAAGCTAAATGAAACTGCTCTTAAAAATTTAAGTTCAGGCGAACTAAACCGTTTAAGACTAGCATTTATAGCAAGTGAAACACAGATAACACAAGAGGGAAACGGAGTTATAATTCTAGATGAAATAGATGCAAATTTAAGTGGAAAAGAGGCGATGAGTATCGCAAATGTCCTGTTAAAACTAGCCAAATTTTATCAAATTTTTGCCATCTCACACCAACCGCAACTTAGTTCAAAGGCAAATTCTCACTTTTTGGTTGAGAAAAACGGCGAAATTTCAACCGTTAAAGAACTTGAAAAAGGCGAAAGAGCAAACGAGCTAGCACGTATGATAAGCGGCGAGCACATCAGCAAAGAAGCTATGGAATTCGCAAGAGGGCTTTTGAAGTAG
- a CDS encoding NAD(+) kinase, which yields MKILDIHNIKKVGIVAKVNAEFIQNLNVISEILNKFNIEILLENSCAKAVNKNGYDLNSLALQSDFIICLGGDGTIISVCRKSAEISPFILGIHAGRLGFLTEITMQDCEWFFDEFFKGNFIVEEPHMLDVRLNKNGKITHKVAFNDAVIMRPKPASIANVEAFLNKKYFNTYFGDGIIASTPIGSTAYNMSTGGAIIYPLSNVFSLTPICSHSLTQRPIIMPKNLTVELKAYKDEVLVIDGQDTFKMKDYESVCVGLSDKKAKLIRHVSRDYFQILKEKLHWGHND from the coding sequence ATGAAAATTTTAGATATACACAATATAAAAAAAGTCGGTATAGTCGCAAAAGTAAACGCCGAATTTATACAAAATTTAAATGTTATAAGCGAAATTTTAAATAAATTTAATATTGAAATTTTACTTGAAAACAGTTGTGCAAAAGCTGTAAACAAAAACGGATACGATCTAAATTCCTTAGCCTTGCAAAGCGATTTTATCATCTGTTTAGGAGGCGACGGAACCATCATCAGCGTTTGTCGCAAAAGCGCTGAGATTTCTCCTTTTATTCTAGGTATCCATGCTGGAAGACTTGGTTTTTTAACAGAAATCACGATGCAAGATTGCGAGTGGTTTTTTGATGAATTTTTTAAAGGAAATTTCATAGTTGAAGAGCCACACATGCTTGACGTAAGACTTAATAAAAACGGCAAAATAACACACAAAGTAGCATTTAACGATGCAGTTATCATGCGACCAAAACCGGCTTCTATAGCAAACGTCGAAGCTTTTTTAAACAAAAAATACTTTAACACATACTTTGGTGACGGCATCATCGCTAGCACTCCGATCGGCTCAACGGCTTACAACATGAGTACTGGCGGAGCTATCATCTATCCACTTAGTAATGTTTTTTCGCTAACTCCGATCTGCTCACACTCTCTAACGCAACGCCCCATAATCATGCCTAAAAATTTAACGGTCGAGCTAAAAGCCTATAAAGACGAGGTGCTTGTAATAGACGGTCAAGATACCTTTAAAATGAAAGACTACGAGAGCGTTTGTGTAGGTCTTAGCGACAAAAAGGCAAAATTAATACGCCATGTATCAAGGGATTATTTTCAAATTTTAAAAGAAAAACTTCATTGGGGTCATAATGATTGA
- a CDS encoding KdsC family phosphatase: protein MIDIIFLDIDGCMTDGKIVYDAKGELLKSFDVKDGWAIESWLKLGKKVAIITGRKSEIVERRAEDLKITHVYQGVGDKLEVAKEILKFEGLSFENAAAIGDDYNDYKILNAVAWSFKPKDAIKDLKVRTKLKHKGGNGAVREMIEMLIEAENLKSERSKRWL, encoded by the coding sequence ATGATAGATATTATTTTTTTAGATATTGACGGCTGTATGACCGACGGCAAGATCGTGTATGATGCAAAAGGTGAGCTTTTAAAGTCATTTGACGTAAAAGACGGCTGGGCGATAGAAAGTTGGTTAAAACTTGGTAAAAAAGTAGCCATCATAACAGGCAGAAAGTCAGAAATCGTAGAGCGAAGAGCCGAAGATCTAAAAATCACACACGTTTATCAAGGTGTTGGAGATAAACTAGAAGTTGCCAAAGAGATACTTAAATTTGAAGGTCTTAGTTTTGAAAACGCAGCCGCCATCGGTGATGATTATAATGACTACAAAATTTTAAATGCCGTGGCTTGGAGTTTTAAACCAAAAGATGCGATAAAAGATCTTAAAGTAAGAACAAAGCTTAAGCATAAAGGCGGCAACGGCGCAGTTAGAGAGATGATAGAAATGCTCATTGAAGCCGAGAATTTAAAGAGCGAGCGGTCTAAACGTTGGTTATAA
- a CDS encoding TatD family hydrolase has translation MIIDTHCHLSDTCYDNDLDAVISNAINSDVIGFILPGADVNDLPKAAKISQKYKNVYFAVGVHPYDIRGYNEETLRKFASHEKCVAIGECGLDYFRLPKDEMEKIAEKEEQKRVFLAQLELAVELNKPIILHIRDANEDCYNVLKEYAPRLTAGAVLHCYNASPLLLELVKFGNFYFGIGGVLTFKNAKNLVEILPNIPKDRIVIETDAPYLTPEPYRGKRNEPMFTTFVAKKIAEILSLSESEVKELTSSNAKRLFKCFDT, from the coding sequence GTGATCATTGATACACATTGTCACTTAAGCGATACTTGCTACGATAACGATCTAGACGCCGTTATATCTAATGCTATAAATTCGGATGTGATTGGATTTATACTTCCAGGTGCTGATGTTAATGATTTACCAAAAGCGGCTAAAATATCGCAAAAATACAAAAATGTCTATTTTGCCGTTGGTGTTCATCCATACGACATAAGAGGCTATAACGAAGAGACCTTACGCAAATTTGCCTCGCATGAAAAATGTGTAGCTATCGGCGAATGTGGGCTTGATTATTTCCGTTTACCAAAAGACGAGATGGAAAAGATAGCCGAAAAAGAGGAGCAAAAACGTGTTTTTCTAGCTCAACTTGAACTTGCAGTTGAGTTAAACAAACCCATTATACTTCACATCCGTGATGCAAACGAGGATTGCTACAATGTTCTAAAAGAGTATGCGCCAAGGCTTACGGCAGGAGCTGTTTTGCACTGCTACAACGCTTCGCCATTACTTTTAGAACTTGTAAAATTTGGAAATTTTTACTTTGGCATAGGTGGTGTTTTAACCTTTAAAAATGCTAAAAATTTGGTTGAAATTTTACCAAACATACCAAAAGACAGGATAGTTATAGAAACCGATGCTCCATATCTTACCCCAGAACCTTATCGCGGTAAGAGAAACGAGCCGATGTTTACGACATTTGTTGCTAAAAAGATAGCTGAAATTCTAAGCCTTAGCGAGAGTGAAGTTAAAGAACTTACCTCAAGCAATGCCAAAAGATTATTTAAGTGTTTTGACACGTAA
- the hisB gene encoding imidazoleglycerol-phosphate dehydratase HisB: MKDEILKTQRTTKETDISAELKLYGNGKCEISTGIGFFDHMLEAFGKHALLDLKITCKGDTHVDFHHSVEDVGIVIGSLLKETIYPVSGVERFGDSVVVMDEAAVSCALDLSNRAFLVYENLDEKGKIGEFDIELAEEFFRAVAMNANITLHIAKIRGKNNHHIIEATFKAFAVALRRALSKNNRIATPSTKGVL, translated from the coding sequence ATGAAAGATGAAATTTTAAAAACACAACGAACAACAAAAGAGACTGACATAAGCGCAGAGCTTAAGCTTTATGGCAATGGAAAATGCGAAATTTCAACAGGTATTGGTTTTTTTGACCACATGCTTGAAGCATTTGGTAAACATGCCCTGCTTGACCTTAAGATAACCTGCAAGGGCGATACGCATGTTGATTTTCACCATAGCGTTGAAGACGTGGGTATCGTTATAGGCTCGCTTTTAAAAGAGACGATCTATCCGGTTAGTGGCGTAGAACGCTTTGGAGATAGCGTTGTTGTTATGGACGAAGCAGCAGTTAGTTGCGCGCTTGATCTTAGCAACAGAGCATTTTTAGTCTATGAAAATTTAGATGAAAAAGGCAAGATAGGTGAATTTGACATAGAGCTTGCCGAGGAATTTTTTAGAGCGGTTGCAATGAATGCAAACATAACGCTACATATCGCAAAAATAAGAGGCAAAAATAACCATCATATTATCGAAGCCACATTTAAAGCCTTTGCGGTAGCTCTTAGACGCGCGCTTAGCAAAAATAACCGCATAGCCACTCCAAGCACGAAAGGTGTTTTATGA
- the lptA gene encoding lipopolysaccharide transport periplasmic protein LptA — protein MDRARAGLILGLILSFTSLSAEQVEITSDSFFADENKQISEFKGNVHIKKGSYDELFADKVVVHFDAKRQPTKYIATGNAKFKVFMKEKHYNGKGETLTYEPVKEIYTISGNGHLHEQESDKNVYGEKITINQTQGTYNVNSNDNKPVKFIFQIEDKQK, from the coding sequence ATGGATAGAGCAAGAGCGGGATTGATACTAGGATTAATCCTAAGCTTCACAAGTCTTAGCGCAGAACAAGTAGAGATCACTTCGGATAGTTTTTTCGCCGATGAAAATAAACAAATAAGCGAATTTAAAGGCAATGTTCATATAAAAAAGGGCTCTTATGATGAGCTTTTTGCAGATAAGGTCGTCGTGCATTTTGACGCTAAACGCCAACCTACAAAATACATAGCCACAGGCAATGCTAAATTTAAGGTTTTCATGAAAGAAAAACACTATAACGGCAAGGGCGAGACGCTTACTTATGAGCCTGTAAAGGAAATTTATACGATAAGCGGTAACGGTCATTTACATGAGCAAGAAAGCGATAAAAATGTTTACGGAGAAAAGATCACGATCAATCAAACACAAGGCACATATAACGTAAATAGCAACGACAACAAGCCTGTTAAATTTATATTTCAGATCGAGGACAAACAAAAGTGA